Proteins from one Lachnospiraceae bacterium KGMB03038 genomic window:
- a CDS encoding sigma-70 family RNA polymerase sigma factor, translating to MKRENEGESGKVQTDPARALEIYGDMVYRIALLHMKNKSDAEDVFQEVFLRLVRHRGKILGEAHLKHWLIRVAVNCCKKQFANAYRKHTIPMDREDRAELSYEMPLGENSVWEVVWTLPENYRDVIHLFYYEQFSVKEIAGLLELTESAVKTRLSRARDMLRERLEGERE from the coding sequence ATGAAGAGAGAAAATGAGGGGGAATCGGGAAAAGTCCAGACAGATCCGGCGCGCGCGCTGGAGATCTACGGAGATATGGTATACCGGATCGCGCTGCTTCATATGAAAAATAAAAGCGATGCGGAAGATGTATTCCAGGAAGTGTTCCTGCGGCTTGTCCGGCATAGAGGAAAGATTCTGGGAGAAGCCCATCTGAAACACTGGCTGATCCGGGTCGCGGTCAACTGCTGCAAGAAGCAGTTCGCAAACGCGTACCGGAAACATACCATCCCCATGGACCGGGAAGACCGGGCAGAACTTTCTTATGAGATGCCGCTGGGAGAAAACAGCGTGTGGGAAGTCGTATGGACTCTGCCGGAGAATTACAGGGATGTGATCCATCTATTTTATTACGAACAATTTTCGGTAAAAGAGATCGCGGGACTTCTGGAACTTACAGAGAGCGCGGTCAAGACCAGGCTGTCCCGCGCAAGGGATATGCTGCGGGAACGGTTAGAAGGAGAGAGGGAATGA
- a CDS encoding aminotransferase class I/II-fold pyridoxal phosphate-dependent enzyme, with translation MTPYSELSKEELLALKSKLEAQFEKEKSKGLKLDMSRGKPSTEQLNLSMGMMDVLTSDSDLVCEEGVDCRNYGVLDGIKEAKQLLADMMEVPKDNIVIFGNSSLNVMFDTVARCMTHGVLGSTPWCKLDKVKFLCPVPGYDRHFSITEYFGIEMVPVPMTPEGPDMDIVEELVSTDPSVKGIWCVPKYSNPQGITYSDETVHRFAKLNPAAEDFRIFWDNAYGIHHLYEDKQDYLLEILMECKKEGHPDMVYKYSSTSKISFPGSGIAAIAASDANLAEIRQQMKIQTIGHDKLNQLRHARFFKDIHGMVEHMRKHADIMRPKFDIVLETLEKEIGGLGIGSWIAPRGGYFISFDSMDGCAKKIVAKAKEAGLAMTPAGATFPYGKDPHDSNIRIAPSYPTVEELKLATEIFILSVKLVSVDKILESK, from the coding sequence GTGACACCCTACAGTGAATTATCAAAAGAAGAATTATTGGCGTTGAAATCCAAACTGGAAGCGCAGTTCGAGAAGGAAAAAAGCAAAGGCCTGAAACTGGATATGTCCAGAGGAAAACCGTCTACAGAGCAGCTTAATCTGTCTATGGGGATGATGGATGTGCTCACCAGCGATTCTGACCTTGTCTGTGAGGAAGGAGTAGACTGCCGCAACTACGGCGTGCTGGACGGCATCAAAGAGGCTAAACAGCTTCTGGCCGACATGATGGAAGTCCCTAAGGACAATATCGTTATTTTTGGCAATTCCAGTCTGAACGTCATGTTCGATACCGTTGCCCGCTGTATGACTCACGGTGTGCTGGGCAGCACTCCCTGGTGCAAGCTGGATAAAGTAAAATTCCTGTGTCCGGTCCCCGGATATGACCGTCATTTTTCTATTACTGAATATTTTGGCATTGAGATGGTTCCCGTTCCTATGACACCGGAAGGCCCGGATATGGATATTGTGGAAGAACTGGTCAGCACGGATCCTTCCGTAAAAGGAATCTGGTGCGTTCCAAAGTATTCCAATCCTCAGGGCATCACCTACTCTGACGAAACGGTACATCGGTTCGCCAAATTGAATCCCGCGGCGGAAGATTTCCGTATCTTCTGGGATAACGCTTACGGCATCCACCATCTTTATGAGGATAAGCAGGATTATCTTCTGGAAATCCTGATGGAATGTAAGAAGGAAGGCCATCCGGACATGGTCTACAAGTATTCTTCTACTTCCAAGATCAGCTTCCCCGGTTCAGGGATCGCGGCCATCGCCGCTTCCGATGCTAACTTAGCTGAGATCAGGCAGCAGATGAAGATCCAGACCATCGGCCACGACAAACTCAATCAGCTTCGCCATGCCCGGTTCTTCAAAGATATCCATGGGATGGTAGAACACATGAGGAAACACGCGGATATCATGCGTCCTAAATTCGATATCGTACTGGAGACCTTGGAGAAGGAAATTGGAGGCCTTGGCATCGGTTCCTGGATCGCTCCCAGAGGCGGTTACTTCATCTCCTTTGACTCCATGGACGGCTGTGCCAAGAAGATCGTAGCCAAAGCTAAAGAAGCGGGACTTGCCATGACTCCTGCCGGAGCCACTTTCCCTTATGGCAAAGATCCGCATGACAGCAATATCCGTATTGCTCCTTCCTACCCAACAGTAGAGGAACTGAAGCTGGCTACAGAGATCTTTATCTTAAGCGTCAAACTGGTCAGTGTAGACAAAATCTTAGAGAGCAAATAA